A single genomic interval of Lewinellaceae bacterium harbors:
- a CDS encoding cytochrome ubiquinol oxidase subunit I — translation MDVEILSRIQFAFTISFHYIYPPLSIGLGLIMVIMEGMYLRTKEPMYEQLARFWTKIFALTFGIGVATGIVMEFEFGTNWATYSRYVGDVFGSALAAEGIFAFALESGFLGILLFGWNRVSPRVHFIATVGVFFGSLFSAVWIVVANSWQQTPAGFHVVGEGLEARAEITDFWAMVFNPSSVDRLLHVWIGAFLAGAFLVLSVHAFYLLKERHVELSKKALKIALSVATVFSLAQLFVGHRSAEGVSVNQPAKLAALEGHFDSLAVADAYIFGWVNKEKQEVTGIGVPGGLTFLLHNDFETPIRGLNSFPEDERPSALNAIFQFYHLMVAIGMALIALTLFASFLWWRGRLFNHRWLLWVFVFAVLLPNIANQVGWFAAEMGRQPWVVYGLLRTSDALSKAVTANQVLFSLILFALIYTLLFALFLYLLNKKIQAGPESAERIQHNPRQEGMAEAWGGR, via the coding sequence ATGGACGTCGAAATACTTTCCAGGATACAATTTGCCTTCACCATTTCCTTTCACTACATCTATCCCCCCCTGAGCATTGGCCTGGGCCTGATCATGGTGATTATGGAAGGGATGTATCTGCGCACGAAAGAACCCATGTACGAACAGTTGGCAAGATTCTGGACCAAAATCTTCGCCCTCACCTTCGGCATCGGGGTGGCGACGGGCATCGTGATGGAGTTTGAGTTCGGCACCAACTGGGCCACTTACTCGCGTTATGTGGGCGATGTCTTCGGCAGCGCCCTGGCGGCGGAGGGAATCTTCGCCTTTGCCCTGGAGAGCGGTTTCCTGGGCATCCTGCTGTTTGGCTGGAACCGCGTGAGCCCTCGGGTGCATTTCATTGCCACTGTCGGCGTGTTTTTCGGATCGTTGTTCAGCGCAGTGTGGATCGTGGTGGCCAACTCCTGGCAGCAAACGCCGGCGGGATTTCACGTGGTGGGAGAAGGGCTGGAGGCGCGCGCCGAGATCACCGACTTCTGGGCGATGGTGTTCAACCCGTCCAGTGTCGACCGCCTGCTTCATGTCTGGATCGGCGCCTTTTTGGCCGGGGCATTCCTGGTGCTCAGTGTCCATGCCTTCTATTTGCTGAAGGAGCGCCATGTTGAGCTTTCGAAAAAAGCGCTCAAGATCGCGCTGAGTGTAGCGACGGTATTCTCTCTGGCCCAACTGTTCGTTGGCCACCGCTCCGCCGAGGGAGTGTCCGTCAACCAACCCGCCAAACTGGCCGCTCTGGAAGGCCATTTCGACAGCCTGGCCGTGGCGGATGCCTACATATTTGGTTGGGTCAATAAAGAAAAACAGGAGGTAACCGGCATTGGCGTTCCCGGAGGGCTTACCTTCCTGCTGCACAACGACTTTGAAACCCCGATTCGGGGCCTCAATTCCTTTCCGGAAGACGAGCGCCCTTCGGCACTCAACGCCATCTTTCAGTTCTACCACCTGATGGTGGCCATCGGCATGGCGCTGATCGCCCTGACGCTTTTTGCCTCCTTCCTGTGGTGGCGGGGCAGGCTGTTCAACCATCGTTGGTTGCTCTGGGTTTTTGTCTTTGCCGTCCTGCTGCCCAACATCGCCAACCAGGTGGGCTGGTTCGCCGCCGAAATGGGGCGCCAGCCGTGGGTCGTCTACGGCCTGCTGCGCACCAGCGACGCCTTGTCGAAAGCAGTCACCGCCAACCAGGTGTTGTTCTCCCTCATTCTCTTCGCCCTCATATACACCTTGCTCTTTGCTCTCTTCCTCTACCTGCTCAACAAAAAGATTCAGGCCGGGCCGGAGAGTGCGGAACGGATACAGCATAACCCCAGGCAGGAGGGGATGGCGGAGGCTTGGGGGGGACGGTAG
- the cydB gene encoding cytochrome d ubiquinol oxidase subunit II — translation MPTLLGIDYPTLWFLVVGGLFSGYAILDGFDLGAGALHLFFRKEESRRIALNAIGPVWDGNEVWLVIGGGALFAGFPVMYATLFSGMYIPFMLFLAFLIFRAVSIEFRSKEKMKWWRQMWDVSYSVASIMLAVLLGVVLGNVLLGMDIGASQEFEGNWVEFLNPYALLVGVTTLALFSTHGALYLLMKTEGRLYAKLTILARRAMIFFLTTFALVTVYTLIYIPHLSDRFRDIQWLFVVPVLAFLSIANIPRLISKRKYRQAFFFSSLTMALLLIVVAIELYPVLILSTIDKTYSITIYNAASSSKSMGIMLLIAAIGAPLVLSYTAFVFWTFRGKVKLDETSY, via the coding sequence ATGCCCACCCTACTCGGAATAGACTACCCCACCCTCTGGTTCCTCGTCGTCGGCGGCCTGTTCAGCGGTTACGCCATTTTGGACGGATTCGACCTGGGCGCCGGCGCCCTGCACCTGTTTTTCCGCAAGGAAGAGAGCCGGCGCATCGCCCTCAACGCCATTGGCCCGGTGTGGGATGGCAACGAGGTGTGGCTGGTCATCGGCGGCGGTGCTTTGTTTGCAGGCTTCCCGGTGATGTACGCCACGCTCTTCTCCGGCATGTACATCCCGTTCATGCTGTTTCTGGCCTTTCTGATCTTCCGGGCGGTGTCCATCGAGTTTCGGAGCAAGGAAAAGATGAAGTGGTGGCGGCAGATGTGGGACGTCAGCTACAGCGTTGCCAGCATCATGCTGGCCGTTCTGCTCGGCGTGGTGCTGGGCAATGTGCTGCTGGGGATGGACATCGGCGCGAGCCAGGAGTTCGAGGGCAACTGGGTGGAATTCCTCAACCCGTATGCGCTGCTGGTGGGAGTCACCACCCTGGCGCTGTTCAGCACCCACGGCGCCCTGTACCTGCTCATGAAGACGGAGGGGCGGCTGTACGCCAAACTCACCATCCTGGCGCGGCGGGCGATGATCTTCTTCCTCACTACCTTTGCTTTGGTGACGGTTTATACCCTGATCTACATCCCTCACCTGTCCGACCGGTTCCGGGACATACAGTGGCTGTTCGTCGTGCCGGTACTGGCCTTTCTGAGCATTGCCAACATCCCGCGGCTGATCTCCAAGCGGAAATACCGTCAGGCGTTTTTCTTTTCCAGCCTGACCATGGCCCTGCTGCTCATCGTGGTGGCCATCGAGTTGTACCCGGTGCTTATCCTTTCCACGATCGACAAGACGTACAGCATCACCATCTACAATGCGGCCTCTTCCAGCAAGTCGATGGGCATCATGCTGCTGATCGCGGCTATCGGGGCGCCACTGGTGCTGAGTTATACGGCGTTTGTGTTTTGGACGTTTCGGGGCAAGGTGAAGCTGGATGAGACGAGTTATTAG
- a CDS encoding methyltransferase domain-containing protein, with product MKNAPEKYDQIAPHYNHTRQADPYLLERLFHHLNPQKGSQYLDIGCGTGNYTIALHRKGIAFTGVDPSEEMLKKARLKCSTIDWKQGKAEALPLGDNAVDGILASLTLHHWTSLDKGFRELSRVLKPGGRIVVFTSTPEQMQGYWLNRYFPKMMEDSMVQMPAYAVVEGAMNQGGFEVVRTEKYFVQPDLKDLFLYSGKHRPALYFDPKARRGISSFSALANAVEVKEGLARLERDVDSGEIDEVVKHYKNDKGDYLFVIAEKVGTEG from the coding sequence TGAAAAACGCTCCCGAAAAATACGACCAAATCGCCCCCCACTACAACCACACCCGCCAAGCCGACCCTTACCTCCTGGAACGGCTGTTCCACCACCTGAACCCCCAAAAAGGCAGCCAATACCTGGACATCGGCTGCGGCACCGGCAATTACACCATCGCCCTGCACCGGAAAGGGATAGCCTTCACCGGCGTCGACCCCTCAGAGGAGATGCTGAAAAAGGCCCGCCTGAAATGCAGTACCATCGACTGGAAACAGGGGAAAGCCGAAGCCCTTCCTTTGGGGGATAATGCCGTCGACGGCATCCTCGCCAGCCTGACCCTCCACCACTGGACGAGCCTGGACAAAGGCTTCCGGGAGCTCAGCCGCGTCCTGAAACCGGGCGGCCGGATCGTGGTCTTCACCTCCACTCCCGAACAGATGCAGGGTTACTGGCTGAATCGCTATTTCCCGAAAATGATGGAAGATTCGATGGTGCAGATGCCGGCCTACGCAGTCGTCGAAGGGGCAATGAACCAGGGAGGCTTTGAGGTGGTGCGTACGGAAAAGTATTTCGTCCAGCCCGATCTGAAGGACCTGTTCCTATACTCCGGGAAACACCGGCCAGCCCTTTATTTCGACCCGAAGGCCCGGCGGGGGATTTCTTCCTTTTCGGCTTTGGCGAATGCAGTGGAAGTAAAAGAAGGGTTAGCCCGGTTGGAAAGGGATGTAGATTCCGGGGAAATTGATGAGGTGGTTAAGCATTACAAAAACGATAAAGGAGATTATCTGTTTGTCATCGCAGAAAAAGTAGGGACAGAAGGGTAA